One genomic region from Anabaena sp. PCC 7108 encodes:
- the priA gene encoding primosomal protein N', with the protein MYIKSVKLSSVAVAEPGESYQSKTTIYRWIETLVDCPGSSDLYTYEIPTQLEIKPGDILTVPFGTQQIGAIAIRLLSQPPADLAVEKIREVEDVVSKGFFPSTYWELLNRIAAYYYTPLIQVIRVALPPGILGRSQRRLRLTPLGRDQDVSSNTFVFMSPTAQQVLELLQKTPTGDYSYHYIQQKVKSAYRGTRELIRLGLAENYLEPPRLNQPKLQKAVTLLDNNDRDLTTRQREIIEVLKRQGGELWQNELLQTCSASTSILKALEQKGYVVIEEREILRREQSPLMAGDQAKSLTTAQTHALKTIQSLNGFAQILLHGVTGSGKTEVYLQAIAPLLNQGKSALVLVPEIGLTPQLTDRFRARFGNKVQVYHSALSDGERYDTWRQMFTGEPQVVIGTRSAIFSPLPNLGLIILDEEHDSSFKQDAPIPTYHARTVAQWRAELENCPLILGSATPSLESWVSVKAENTSPSPHLPTSPSPHLPTSPSPHQPNTQYLSLPERINSRPLPPVEIIDMRRELQAGNRSIFSRQLQEALEELKERKQQGILFIHRRGHSTFVSCRSCGYVLECPNCDVSLAYHHVEAGAPELLRCHYCNYGRSHPPHCPECSSPYLKFFGSGTQRVAQELNKQFPHLKLIRFDSDTTRNKGAHRNLLSQFANGEADLLVGTQMLTKGLDLPQVTLVGVVAADGLLHLSDYRANERTFQTLTQVAGRAGRGEDPGRVIIQTYTPEHPVIEAVKTHDYQSFCDAELEQREALNYPPYGRLILLRLSSLDPIQVQNTAQIIATNFSDQEGFEILGPAPASILRVANRYRWQILLKFTADALPNLPDWAEIRGLCPSSVSLTIDVDPINIM; encoded by the coding sequence ATGTATATTAAGAGCGTAAAATTATCTTCTGTAGCGGTAGCTGAACCTGGGGAGTCATACCAGTCAAAAACAACTATTTATCGCTGGATTGAAACACTCGTAGATTGTCCAGGAAGCTCAGACCTCTATACATACGAAATACCAACCCAGTTAGAAATAAAACCAGGGGATATTTTGACTGTTCCCTTCGGGACACAACAGATAGGAGCGATCGCTATTCGTTTGTTATCTCAACCACCAGCAGATTTAGCAGTAGAAAAAATTCGAGAAGTAGAAGATGTAGTCAGCAAAGGATTTTTTCCTAGCACCTACTGGGAATTGCTCAATCGCATCGCCGCTTATTACTATACGCCCTTAATTCAAGTAATTCGAGTAGCTTTACCACCGGGAATATTAGGGCGATCGCAACGTCGTTTACGTTTAACACCCTTGGGAAGAGATCAAGATGTTTCTAGCAATACTTTTGTTTTCATGTCACCAACAGCGCAACAAGTTCTAGAACTGTTGCAAAAAACCCCCACAGGTGACTATAGCTATCACTATATCCAACAAAAAGTTAAATCGGCATATCGAGGAACTCGTGAATTAATCCGCTTGGGATTAGCAGAAAACTACCTAGAACCACCACGACTAAATCAACCCAAACTGCAAAAAGCAGTCACATTATTAGATAACAATGATCGAGATTTAACAACCCGTCAAAGAGAAATTATTGAAGTATTAAAACGACAAGGTGGAGAATTATGGCAAAATGAATTATTACAAACTTGCAGCGCCAGTACCTCTATTTTGAAAGCCTTAGAACAAAAAGGCTATGTAGTAATTGAAGAACGGGAAATATTACGGAGAGAACAAAGTCCCTTAATGGCTGGGGATCAAGCCAAATCCTTAACAACAGCCCAAACTCACGCCTTAAAAACCATACAATCATTAAATGGATTTGCTCAAATTTTATTACATGGGGTGACAGGTTCAGGAAAAACCGAAGTTTACTTACAAGCGATCGCACCCCTCCTCAACCAAGGAAAATCAGCCCTAGTATTAGTACCAGAAATTGGACTCACACCTCAACTTACAGACAGATTTCGCGCCCGTTTCGGTAACAAAGTCCAGGTTTATCACAGCGCTCTTTCCGACGGTGAACGCTACGACACATGGCGACAAATGTTTACAGGAGAACCCCAAGTAGTCATAGGGACTCGCAGCGCCATTTTCTCGCCTTTACCCAACTTAGGTTTAATTATTCTTGATGAAGAACACGACAGCAGCTTTAAACAAGATGCGCCCATTCCCACCTACCATGCCCGCACAGTCGCCCAATGGCGTGCAGAATTAGAAAATTGTCCCCTCATTTTAGGTTCAGCTACACCATCCTTAGAAAGTTGGGTTTCTGTAAAAGCAGAGAACACCTCCCCATCTCCCCATCTCCCCACCTCCCCATCTCCCCATCTCCCCACCTCCCCATCTCCCCACCAACCCAATACCCAATACCTATCACTTCCCGAACGCATCAACTCCCGGCCTTTACCACCGGTAGAAATAATTGATATGCGGCGAGAGTTACAAGCGGGAAATCGTTCTATATTTAGTAGACAACTGCAAGAAGCCCTAGAAGAGCTAAAAGAGAGAAAACAACAGGGAATCTTATTTATTCATCGTCGGGGACATAGCACCTTTGTTTCTTGTCGCAGTTGTGGTTATGTGTTGGAATGTCCCAACTGTGACGTATCCTTGGCTTATCATCATGTAGAAGCAGGAGCGCCCGAATTATTGAGATGTCATTATTGTAATTATGGGCGATCGCATCCTCCCCACTGTCCCGAATGTAGTTCACCCTATCTCAAATTTTTTGGGAGTGGAACGCAACGAGTAGCACAAGAACTTAACAAACAATTTCCCCACCTCAAATTAATTCGTTTTGATAGTGACACCACCCGCAACAAAGGCGCACATCGTAACTTACTCAGCCAATTTGCAAACGGTGAAGCAGACTTATTAGTAGGAACACAAATGCTCACCAAAGGATTAGACCTACCCCAAGTTACTCTTGTAGGTGTAGTTGCGGCTGATGGCTTACTGCATTTATCAGACTATCGCGCCAATGAACGCACATTTCAAACCTTAACCCAAGTTGCAGGAAGAGCCGGAAGAGGGGAAGATCCGGGAAGGGTAATTATTCAAACTTATACCCCAGAACATCCAGTAATTGAAGCCGTAAAAACCCACGATTATCAATCTTTTTGTGATGCAGAATTAGAACAACGGGAAGCACTTAATTATCCTCCCTATGGCAGATTAATATTATTGAGATTGAGTAGCCTTGATCCCATCCAAGTGCAAAATACAGCCCAAATCATAGCCACAAATTTTAGTGATCAAGAAGGATTTGAAATCTTAGGACCAGCACCAGCTAGTATATTACGAGTAGCTAATCGTTATCGCTGGCAAATATTACTGAAATTTACTGCTGATGCACTACCAAATTTACCCGATTGGGCAGAAATTAGAGGGCTTTGTCCTTCTTCGGTCAGTTTAACGATTGATGTCGATCCAATTAATATCATGTAG
- a CDS encoding RpoD/SigA family RNA polymerase sigma factor, whose protein sequence is MYQTKQQSLKETMNIAELGTMEILENAADNEEPSLDSLDAVVFEDSSIVENLESDERDGDEMAAARPSGYNKTEHDDAVGAFFKEMARYPLLKPDEEVELARRVRFLEEVKDLQDALELELGQEPSKSEVAAKFDMTEKQLESRLYQGRVAKRKMIRSNLRLVVSIAKRYLNRGVPFLDLIQEGAMGLNRAAEKFDPDKGYKFSTYAYWWIRQAITRAIANDARTIRLPIHIVEKLNKLKKAQRELKQKLARNPSEAEMAESLEISVQQLRQLQQLRRQALSLNHRVGKEEDTELMDLLEDEDNQSPEAKMNENMMRQEIWEVLGDVLTPREKDVISLRYGLTTSEPCTLEEVGNMFNLSRERVRQIQSKAMRKLRRPHIAKRLKGWLI, encoded by the coding sequence ATGTACCAAACAAAGCAACAATCCCTAAAGGAAACTATGAATATTGCTGAATTGGGAACGATGGAAATACTGGAGAACGCAGCTGATAATGAAGAACCATCACTTGATAGTTTAGATGCGGTAGTATTTGAAGACTCTTCAATTGTAGAAAATTTGGAGTCAGATGAACGGGATGGGGATGAGATGGCAGCTGCTCGTCCTTCGGGATACAATAAAACCGAACATGATGATGCAGTAGGCGCGTTTTTTAAAGAAATGGCGCGTTACCCTCTCTTAAAACCTGATGAGGAAGTAGAGTTAGCGCGGCGAGTTAGGTTTTTAGAAGAAGTCAAAGACTTACAAGATGCTTTGGAATTAGAACTGGGACAGGAACCAAGCAAAAGCGAAGTGGCCGCCAAGTTTGACATGACAGAGAAACAACTGGAAAGTCGCTTATATCAAGGAAGAGTAGCGAAGCGGAAAATGATTCGCTCGAATCTGAGGTTAGTGGTATCTATCGCCAAGCGTTATCTCAACCGGGGGGTTCCGTTTCTAGATTTGATTCAGGAAGGCGCTATGGGCTTAAATCGCGCCGCAGAAAAGTTTGACCCCGATAAAGGCTATAAGTTCTCTACTTATGCTTATTGGTGGATTAGACAGGCGATTACACGAGCGATCGCTAATGATGCCCGCACTATCCGCCTACCAATCCATATTGTAGAAAAACTTAACAAACTCAAAAAGGCGCAAAGGGAACTCAAGCAAAAACTGGCTCGTAACCCCTCGGAAGCCGAAATGGCGGAATCTTTGGAAATTAGCGTCCAACAACTACGTCAACTTCAACAACTGCGTCGTCAAGCCTTATCCCTCAATCACCGTGTTGGGAAGGAAGAAGACACGGAATTAATGGACTTGCTGGAAGATGAAGACAACCAATCTCCAGAAGCCAAAATGAATGAAAACATGATGCGTCAGGAGATTTGGGAAGTATTAGGAGACGTATTAACACCAAGAGAAAAAGACGTAATTTCTTTACGCTATGGACTGACAACCAGCGAACCCTGCACCTTAGAAGAAGTTGGGAATATGTTCAACCTTTCCCGCGAAAGAGTCCGCCAAATCCAAAGTAAAGCCATGCGAAAGTTACGCCGTCCTCACATTGCTAAACGTTTAAAGGGTTGGTTGATATGA
- a CDS encoding dynamin family protein translates to MQQKYQDYSELTDALKSTCKLLNLDKNSQLHQDVISICDYLANPNFKIAVFGPFNHGKSTLLNAMLGNRTLPIDLIPTTGAAITVKYGTTVRTRIMLVDGTEIYRSGTEVLQQFAVLDGNRQMRKDVASVEVFCPHPFLETGIEFIDLPGTNDREAQDNLVKDKLLGTDLVIQLLDARKLMTLGERENLRDWLLDRNIKTVIFVANFLNLLEPEEQKQVQNRLVFVAESFRADLPSGFSNLYRVDALPALRARLKGDVALANSSGLAAFETALQNLVGILQQNYGDLRLPRLQTISSRLQTLLVDQIYKSAQKIKIFDDKEIAKLEIQQKAQNLIFQGFKTSIHELESWLSLPNLLAKYQADIAVALAEDNLQSWQKGTFKKDLTELQNSVVKWLYQAYNFFKSERPEDLQIPFPHAPELTLPVKPTTINSSDVTDPSSIAVGGGIGWLLGGPVGAAVVGSISYILNKNLQKQDEQSVKDSYNQQVAKICIAAAENYLSRFSSQGLSILAEYEQKAAKVICVEVSKEPVEITQQRQDLQRLQNQFNQLLSQLEKANITSKYQPYQDKPKSANPQPPKQQVYTPPKENTTRNPQPKVEPPRQQVNTPPSPPANPAEVEAKFRDWELEQEIAEIKANMKSPSSNQKAQTPPKTPAQNDKITPAYRILGLQSNASFAEVKQAYKILVKKWHPDLFVNQPQMQKQAQEKMRLINEAYNILVVNK, encoded by the coding sequence ATGCAGCAAAAATATCAAGATTATAGTGAATTAACAGATGCTTTAAAATCCACCTGTAAATTATTGAATTTAGATAAAAATTCTCAACTACATCAAGATGTAATTTCTATTTGTGATTATTTAGCTAATCCTAACTTTAAAATTGCCGTATTTGGTCCCTTTAATCATGGTAAATCAACATTGCTAAATGCGATGTTAGGAAATCGTACCTTACCCATTGATTTAATTCCCACCACAGGTGCAGCAATTACCGTTAAATATGGTACAACTGTCCGCACTCGGATAATGTTAGTCGATGGTACAGAAATCTATCGCAGTGGTACAGAAGTTTTACAACAATTTGCGGTTTTAGATGGTAATAGACAGATGCGAAAAGATGTTGCTTCTGTTGAAGTGTTTTGTCCCCATCCTTTTTTAGAAACAGGAATCGAATTTATTGATTTACCGGGAACTAATGATAGAGAAGCACAAGATAATTTAGTAAAAGATAAATTATTAGGAACAGATTTAGTTATTCAATTATTAGATGCACGCAAACTCATGACTTTAGGAGAAAGAGAAAATCTCCGTGATTGGTTATTAGATAGAAATATTAAAACAGTTATTTTTGTCGCCAACTTTCTCAATTTGCTTGAACCAGAAGAACAAAAACAAGTTCAAAATCGGTTAGTATTTGTAGCTGAAAGTTTCCGCGCTGATTTACCTTCCGGGTTTAGTAATTTATATCGAGTTGATGCTTTACCTGCTTTACGCGCTAGATTAAAAGGTGATGTTGCGCTTGCGAATAGCAGCGGTTTAGCTGCTTTTGAAACAGCTTTGCAAAATCTAGTTGGTATTTTACAGCAAAATTATGGTGATCTGCGTTTACCAAGATTGCAAACTATATCTTCTCGACTACAAACTTTATTAGTTGATCAAATTTACAAATCTGCTCAAAAAATTAAAATATTTGATGATAAAGAAATTGCTAAATTAGAAATTCAGCAAAAAGCCCAAAACCTAATTTTTCAAGGTTTTAAAACTAGTATTCATGAATTAGAAAGTTGGTTATCTTTACCTAATTTATTAGCAAAATATCAAGCTGATATTGCAGTTGCACTTGCTGAAGATAATTTGCAATCTTGGCAAAAAGGAACCTTTAAAAAAGACTTAACAGAATTACAAAACTCAGTAGTAAAATGGCTGTATCAAGCTTATAATTTTTTTAAATCAGAACGTCCAGAAGATTTACAAATTCCCTTTCCTCATGCACCTGAATTAACTCTACCTGTAAAACCAACTACTATTAATAGTAGTGATGTAACTGATCCTAGTTCTATTGCTGTAGGTGGTGGAATTGGATGGTTATTAGGAGGTCCCGTGGGTGCTGCTGTGGTGGGAAGTATTTCCTATATCTTAAATAAGAACTTGCAAAAGCAAGATGAACAATCAGTTAAAGATTCTTATAATCAACAAGTTGCTAAAATTTGTATTGCTGCGGCTGAAAATTATTTATCACGTTTTAGTAGTCAGGGTTTATCTATCTTGGCTGAATATGAACAAAAAGCGGCAAAAGTAATTTGTGTTGAAGTGAGTAAAGAACCAGTGGAAATTACTCAACAAAGGCAAGATTTACAAAGATTGCAAAATCAATTTAATCAGTTATTGTCACAGTTAGAAAAAGCGAATATTACTAGCAAATATCAACCTTATCAAGATAAACCTAAATCTGCAAATCCTCAACCACCAAAACAACAGGTTTATACACCTCCAAAAGAAAATACAACTCGGAATCCTCAACCAAAGGTAGAACCTCCACGTCAACAGGTTAATACCCCACCATCTCCACCAGCAAACCCAGCAGAAGTAGAAGCGAAATTTCGGGATTGGGAACTAGAACAAGAAATAGCAGAAATTAAAGCTAATATGAAATCACCTAGTTCAAATCAAAAAGCACAAACTCCGCCAAAAACACCAGCACAAAATGATAAAATTACTCCCGCTTATCGAATTTTAGGATTGCAATCTAATGCTTCTTTTGCTGAGGTGAAACAAGCTTATAAAATATTAGTAAAAAAATGGCATCCTGATTTATTTGTTAATCAACCGCAAATGCAAAAACAAGCACAGGAGAAGATGCGGTTAATTAATGAGGCTTATAATATTTTAGTGGTTAATAAATAG
- a CDS encoding GNAT family N-acetyltransferase, translated as MSSNLKIRFAEPSDSAVLFELIQGLAEYEKLSDAVTGNAQALKEHLFGEPKYIEAILVESAGQAVGFALFFHNYSTFLTKPGIYLEDLFVLPEFRRQGIGKALLAKLAQIAVERDCGRLEWSVLDWNVSAQAFYRSMGADILDDWRICRVTEETIKKLAAKG; from the coding sequence ATGTCTTCTAATTTAAAGATTAGGTTTGCCGAACCCAGTGATAGTGCTGTATTGTTTGAATTAATTCAGGGATTAGCAGAATATGAAAAATTATCTGATGCTGTCACTGGTAATGCTCAAGCATTAAAAGAGCATTTATTTGGTGAACCAAAATATATAGAAGCAATTTTAGTAGAATCTGCGGGTCAAGCTGTGGGATTTGCCCTATTCTTTCACAACTATTCTACATTTTTGACTAAGCCAGGAATTTATCTAGAAGATTTATTTGTTTTACCAGAATTTCGCCGTCAAGGTATTGGTAAAGCACTTCTAGCTAAATTAGCCCAAATAGCTGTAGAGCGTGATTGTGGGCGCTTAGAATGGAGTGTTTTGGATTGGAATGTGTCAGCACAAGCATTTTACCGCAGCATGGGAGCAGATATTTTAGATGATTGGCGAATCTGTCGGGTCACAGAAGAGACAATCAAAAAGTTAGCAGCTAAAGGATAA
- the petJ gene encoding cytochrome c6 PetJ, which yields MKKIISVLLLGIAIFTFAFSSPALADAADGSKVFSANCASCHAGGKNLVNAAKSLKKADLVKYEMYSAEAIIAQVTNGKGAMPAFKGRLKPAQIEDVAAYVLEQADNGWKK from the coding sequence ATGAAAAAGATAATTTCAGTATTACTGTTAGGCATAGCTATCTTCACCTTTGCCTTCAGTAGTCCAGCTTTGGCAGATGCTGCTGATGGAAGCAAAGTATTTAGTGCTAACTGTGCTTCTTGTCACGCAGGTGGCAAGAATTTGGTTAACGCTGCTAAAAGCCTCAAGAAGGCGGATTTGGTAAAGTACGAGATGTACTCAGCAGAGGCAATTATTGCCCAAGTTACAAACGGTAAAGGTGCTATGCCTGCTTTTAAAGGTCGCTTAAAACCAGCCCAGATTGAAGATGTAGCTGCTTACGTACTGGAACAAGCAGATAACGGTTGGAAGAAGTAA
- a CDS encoding dynamin family protein: MNYQVGTDQFINDLERVSQVRSEISICLSKIADTINQAEFVGDTSSGKLSLTRDIQDITAASKNLRNGVFRLLVLGDMKRGKSTFLNALIGENLLPSDVNPCTAVLTILRYGVEKKVTIHFNDGKIPQQLDFQSFKYKYTIDPAEAKKLEQEQKQAFPDVDYAVVEYPLTLLEKGIEIVDSPGLNDTEARNELSLGYVNNCHAILFVMRASQPCTLGERRYLENYIKGRGLSVFFLVNAWDQVKESLIDPDDIEELTAAETRLRQVFKANLAEYCYVDGQDIYEERVFELSSIQALRRRLKNPQADLSKTGFPEFMGALNTFLTRERAVAELRQVRTLARQAVNHTREAIDRRIPLLDQDVDELKKRIDSVEPEFTKLNSIRDQFQKEIMNTRDDQARGISESFRSYVLNLGNTFENDFLRYQPELNLLDFLSSGKRDAFNIALQKAFEQYITDKFSAWTLNAEKDMNSAFRELSNSAAQYGASYNQVTNQITEKLTGQKVNVNTHATTEEDNSPGWAKWAMGLLSLSRGNLAGVALAGVGFDWKNILLNYFTVIGVGGMITAVTGIFLGPIGFALLGLGVGILQADQARKELVKTAKKELVKYLPQVANEQAPIVYDAVKECFNSYEKEVSQRINDDINSRKSELDNLLQQKKTREINRETEFKRFKNLQENIIEQLQKIEAAYSNLLAYYS, translated from the coding sequence ATGAATTATCAAGTTGGAACTGATCAGTTTATCAATGATTTAGAACGAGTTTCTCAAGTTCGTTCGGAAATTTCTATTTGTTTAAGCAAAATCGCCGATACTATTAATCAAGCCGAATTTGTTGGAGATACTTCATCAGGTAAATTAAGTTTAACAAGAGATATTCAAGACATTACAGCCGCCAGTAAAAATCTCAGAAATGGTGTATTTAGGCTATTGGTTTTAGGTGACATGAAACGGGGTAAAAGTACGTTTCTCAATGCCTTAATTGGTGAGAATTTATTACCAAGCGATGTAAATCCCTGTACCGCAGTATTAACAATTTTACGCTATGGAGTAGAAAAGAAAGTTACCATTCATTTTAATGATGGCAAAATTCCCCAACAGCTAGATTTTCAAAGCTTTAAATATAAATATACCATTGATCCAGCAGAAGCAAAGAAATTAGAACAAGAGCAAAAACAAGCATTTCCTGATGTTGATTATGCAGTAGTTGAGTATCCTTTGACTTTACTAGAAAAGGGCATTGAAATTGTTGATAGTCCAGGTTTAAATGATACAGAAGCTCGAAATGAATTATCTTTAGGATATGTGAATAATTGTCATGCAATTTTATTTGTCATGCGGGCTTCTCAACCTTGTACTTTAGGTGAAAGACGGTATTTAGAGAATTATATCAAAGGACGGGGTTTATCGGTTTTCTTTTTAGTTAATGCTTGGGATCAGGTAAAAGAATCATTAATTGATCCTGATGATATTGAAGAATTAACAGCAGCAGAAACCAGACTAAGACAAGTATTTAAAGCCAATTTAGCTGAATATTGTTATGTAGATGGACAAGATATTTACGAAGAAAGAGTGTTTGAACTTTCTTCAATTCAAGCACTGAGACGCAGATTAAAAAATCCTCAAGCTGATTTAAGTAAAACTGGCTTTCCTGAGTTTATGGGGGCGTTAAATACCTTTCTAACGAGGGAAAGAGCGGTTGCTGAATTACGTCAAGTTAGAACCCTAGCTAGACAAGCTGTAAACCATACCCGCGAAGCAATTGATAGACGCATTCCTTTACTTGATCAAGATGTAGATGAATTGAAAAAACGGATTGATTCAGTTGAACCTGAATTCACAAAACTCAATAGTATTCGTGATCAATTCCAAAAAGAAATTATGAATACCAGAGATGATCAAGCGCGAGGAATATCGGAATCTTTTCGCAGCTATGTTTTAAACTTAGGTAATACCTTTGAAAATGATTTTTTGCGCTATCAACCAGAATTAAATTTATTAGACTTCTTGAGTAGTGGAAAGCGAGATGCTTTTAATATCGCCCTCCAAAAAGCCTTTGAACAATATATCACAGATAAATTTTCAGCTTGGACTTTAAATGCTGAAAAAGACATGAATTCAGCCTTTAGAGAATTATCTAATTCCGCAGCCCAATATGGTGCTTCTTACAATCAAGTTACCAATCAAATTACCGAAAAACTAACCGGACAAAAAGTGAATGTTAATACCCATGCTACCACAGAAGAGGATAACTCTCCTGGCTGGGCAAAATGGGCAATGGGTTTGTTATCTTTATCTAGAGGTAACTTAGCAGGTGTAGCTTTAGCTGGTGTGGGATTTGATTGGAAAAATATCCTTTTAAACTACTTCACCGTTATTGGTGTAGGTGGTATGATTACCGCAGTAACAGGAATTTTCCTCGGTCCAATTGGTTTTGCTTTATTAGGTTTAGGAGTAGGAATTTTACAAGCAGATCAAGCAAGAAAAGAATTAGTAAAAACTGCGAAAAAAGAATTAGTAAAATATCTTCCCCAGGTAGCGAACGAACAAGCACCAATTGTTTATGATGCAGTAAAAGAGTGTTTTAATAGCTACGAAAAAGAAGTAAGTCAGCGGATTAATGATGATATTAATTCTCGTAAATCAGAATTAGATAATCTTCTCCAACAGAAAAAAACACGAGAAATAAACCGTGAAACTGAATTTAAACGGTTTAAAAACTTACAGGAAAACATCATTGAACAATTGCAAAAAATCGAAGCTGCTTACAGCAACTTATTAGCTTATTACAGCTAA
- a CDS encoding cysteine synthase A: MDIKNGFVGTIGNTPLIRLNSFSEETGCEILAKAEFLNPGGSVKDRAALYIIEDAEKKGLLKPGGTVVEGTAGNTGIGLAHICNAKGYKCLIIIPNTQSQEKIDALTTLGAEVRPVPAVPYKDPNNYVKLSGRIAAEMENAIWANQFDNLANRLAHYETTGREIWQQTDGKIDGWVTATGTGGTYAGVAMYLKKQNPGVKCVVADPLGSGLYSYIKTGEIKIEGNSITEGIGNSRITANMEGVSIDDAIQIDDSEALRVVYQLLRKDGLLMGGSTGINVGAAVALAKQLGPGHTIVTILCDSGSRYQSRIFNSEWLASKGLVIN; this comes from the coding sequence ATGGATATCAAAAATGGATTTGTTGGTACGATTGGTAACACCCCACTAATTCGCTTAAACAGTTTTAGTGAAGAAACAGGTTGTGAAATTTTGGCCAAAGCAGAGTTTCTCAACCCTGGTGGTTCAGTCAAAGATCGTGCTGCACTTTATATCATCGAAGATGCAGAAAAAAAAGGACTTCTCAAACCTGGTGGTACAGTAGTAGAAGGAACTGCGGGTAATACGGGTATTGGATTAGCACATATATGCAACGCTAAAGGTTACAAATGCTTGATTATTATTCCCAACACTCAATCCCAAGAAAAAATAGATGCTTTGACTACCTTGGGTGCTGAAGTTCGTCCTGTTCCTGCGGTTCCTTACAAAGATCCTAATAATTACGTCAAACTATCTGGTAGAATTGCGGCGGAAATGGAAAACGCCATTTGGGCTAATCAGTTTGATAATTTAGCCAATCGTCTCGCCCATTATGAAACCACAGGTAGAGAAATTTGGCAACAGACTGACGGTAAAATAGATGGTTGGGTAACGGCAACTGGTACTGGTGGTACTTATGCTGGTGTAGCAATGTACCTAAAAAAACAAAATCCGGGCGTGAAATGTGTTGTGGCTGACCCCTTGGGTAGTGGACTATACAGCTATATCAAAACTGGTGAAATCAAAATAGAAGGGAATTCCATTACTGAAGGTATTGGTAATAGCCGGATTACCGCCAATATGGAAGGCGTATCTATTGATGATGCTATCCAAATTGATGATTCAGAAGCCTTACGAGTTGTTTATCAACTATTAAGAAAAGATGGCTTATTAATGGGTGGTTCAACTGGAATTAATGTGGGTGCGGCTGTGGCTTTAGCTAAACAATTGGGACCAGGACATACTATTGTGACGATCTTGTGTGATAGTGGTTCTCGCTATCAATCACGGATATTTAATAGTGAATGGTTAGCAAGCAAAGGATTGGTTATCAATTAG